AGCTGTCTTCTAAACAAATTGATAAAATTATTTTTGTCGGTGGTTCGACGCGAATTCCAGCAGTTGAACAAATAGTAAAAGATTTGATTGGGAAAGAAGCTGATAAGTCAGTCAATCCTGATGAAGCAGTAGCATTAGGAGCTGCAATTCAAGCAGGAATTCTTGGAGGAGAAGTTAAGGATATCTTGTTATTAGATGTCACTCCGCTTAGTTTAGGGCTTGAAACATTAGGTGGTGTATCCACAGTATTAATTACAAGAAATACTACTATCCCTACAAAGAAAAGCCAGATTTTCTCTACAGCAGCAGACAATCAAACTGCAGTAAGTATTCATGTATTGCAGGGTGAGCGTCCAATGGCAGGAGATAATAAGACATTAGGACGATTTGATCTTATTGGAATTCCACCTGCTCCTCGAGGGATACCGCAGATTGAAGTAACATTTGACATTGATGCCAATGGTATTGCGCATGTCTCTGCCAAAGATTTAGGCACAGGTAAAGAGCAGTCAATAAAAATTACAAGTTCGACAAATCTTTCTGAGCAGGAAATCAAGCAAATGCAGAAAGAAGCAGAAGCTCATGCTGCAGAAGATAAAAAGCGTAAAGAAGAAGCAGAGATTATTAACCAGGCGGATACATTAGTGTATTCAACTGAGAAACTCTTCAAAGATTTTGAAGGAAAAGTTGATGGCAAAGAGCTTGATGAAGTTAAGAAAGAAATAGAAGCTTTAAAAAAACTGCTTGAGCCTGAAAAGAAGGATGTTGCTGAAGTTAAGAAAAAACTAGATGAGGTCAACAAGAAAGTTCAGAATTTATCAACGCAAATGTATCAACAGGCAGCAAAACAACATGAGCAGAAAGAAAGCAGCGAAAGCAGTCAAACTAAGGATAACAGCGAAAACAGATCATCAAGCAATAAGAAAGCTAAGCATAAACACCATGATGAAAAAGTTGTTGATGCAGATTATGAAGTTAAAGAGTAATTTTTTATTTTTTTATCTTTTCTCGTAAATCCAGCGCAAGAGGATATCTATGAAGTTGCCTTCAAGAGAAGAATGTGAACAATTATTTGATCAATATAAAGTTCCAGATAATATTCGAATGCATTGTTACAAAGTAAATGAAGTAGCTATTTTCATCGCCAAAAAACTGTCTCAAAAAAACAGCATCCTTAATGTTGATCTTGTTGACCGAGTTTCACTGCTTCATGATCTTTTCAAGCCATTTGTTTTCGAGCTTAAAAAAGATCCAAAATTCAAATCAAATCCAACTAAAGAACAAATCTTGTTTTGGAAGGAAATGAAGAAAAAATATCCTCCTTCTCTTCATGAAACAGCGTTATTCTCCCTTATATTTAAGGATAAATATCCTGACCTTGCAGCAGCAATGGCTTTAGAAGGGAAAATGAGTTCAAGCGTCGATAAATCTCACTACCCTCTTGAGTTTCAAATAGTCCATTATGCGGATTGGCGTGTTTTTGTTGATGAAATTATTCCGCTCAATGATAGAATAGACGATCTTTTCGAGCGTTATAAGGATAAACATTCTGGTCTGCGGCAAGATTTTTGGGAAAAAATTAAAGAAAGTGAATTCAGGCTAGAAAGAAAGCTTTTTGAACAACTTGATTTTTCACCAGATGAATTATCAAAAGTAATTGAAAAAAAATAAGGTCAAAAACATGCCAAAAACAAAACTGATTATGTTTGATTATGACGGAACCATTGCAGATACATTTACGTTAACCTGCCACATATACAACGAAATATTCAGACAGTTTAAGATTGAAAAAAGCTTAACCAAGCGGCAATATCAGGATTTATTTGAGACAGATTGGAAAGAATGCATTAAAAAATTGGGTATTACTAACAAAGATGATGTCCATAGATGTTCAGAAATCTATTTCAATATTTCTCAAGATTTTCTTAGTGAGATCAGGTTATATCCTAAAGTAAGAACTATGCTTCATGAATTAAGCAAACAATATAAGCTAGCTATTGTTTCAAACGGAAAAAAAGAACATATTATTGATCGTATAACCTTTTTGGATATTGCAAAATATTTCGCCTATGTTGGTGGATTTGAAAGCGGTGAAAAACCCTCAGCTGAACCGCTCTTAAAATGCGTGCGATATTTTGGTTTTGCTCCAGAAGAGGCTATATATGTAGGGGACATGGATGGAGACATTGCATCAGCAAAAAATGCAAAGTTAAAAAAAGCAATAGCAGTAAGCTATGGCTATCATCATAACGATCGTTTGAAGGCTGCTGATATTATTGTAAATCATCCTCTTGAAATAATCAAAAATGTGGAATAGGTGCTAAGCTATGACAAAAAAAGATTATTATGAAACGCTTGCTGTTCCAAGAACAGCAAGTAAGGAAGAAATTAAAAAAGCATATAAAAAATTAGCTAAGCAGTATCATCCAGATTTGAATAAAACTGATCCGCACGCAGCTGAAAAATTTAAAGAAATTAACGAAGCAGCTTCAGTATTAGGCGATGACAAGAAGCGGGCAACCTATGACAAATACGGTTCTGCTGAACCAAGCTTTGGTGGTTTTGAACAAGGCGGTTTTGATGTCAATGATTTTGCAAGCTTTTCCGATCAATTTGATTTTGGTGATATCTTCGATACTTTTTTTGGCGGTGGTGGAAGAGGCCGTCATCGTGAACAAAGAGGCATGGATTTAGAATATAATCTTGACATTACCCTTGAAGAATCTGCGCAAGGCACTAAAAAAATACTTATTATTCCTAAATTAGATACTTGCGAAAAATGTCATGGCAAAGGAGCATCTGATGCTTCTGAAGTAATTACTTGTAAAACCTGTCAGGGAACAGGAGTTTTTAGGCGCCAGCAGCGAACACCATTTGGAATATTTCAAACAACATCTACTTGTCAACACTGTCATGGCGAAGGCCGCACTATTAAAAATCCTTGTCGCCACTGTGATGGTTCAGGCCGTGAGAAAAAGAATAAAAAAATAGAAATTGATATTCCTCGCGGTATTGAAGCTGGTTCAAGATTAAGAGTTAGGGGTGAGGGTGAAGCTGGAGAACGAGGATCCCATCCGGGAGATTTATATGTTGTTATTAATGTTCTTGAACATGCAATCTTTCAAAGAGATAGGAATAATCTATATTTGGAAGTTCCCATTAGTTTTACGCAAGCTAGTTTAGGAGCTGAAATTGAAGTGCCTACCTTAGAAGGAAGTGTCAACATGACCATTCCTCCTGGAACCCAAACACATACTTTATTTAGGTTAAAAGGAAAAGGGCTTCATAGTATCCAAGGATACGGCGTTGGTGATGAATTAGTGCGTGTTATCATTGAAACACCTAAAAAATTGAGCAAAAAACAGCGGGAATTATTGGAGAAATTTCAGGAAGACCTTCAAGAAAATCCTCAGAAATCATTGTTTGATAAATTAAAAAAAGTGTGGGAATAATAACATTTATTCCCATACTTTTTTTAATTTATAACACAATTATCAATCAACCTTGTTTTTCCAACAAAAACAGCGAGCATAATAACGTCTCCTGATGAAACAGTATTAACTGATTCAAGTGTTTTTGCATTAACAATCTCAATATAATCAATCGTTGTATTCTTTTCTTTAAGAATATTTGTTCTCATCTCTTTTTTTATCAGGTGAGGATTTCTTTCTCCCCCAGTAATTAATTGTTTTGCTTTTAACAATGAAGTATATAATGACAATGCACTTTCCCTTTCTTCTTTATTCAGATAAACATTGCGAGAACTCATCGCAAGCCCATCTTTTTCCCGAACAATGGTATGAACAACAATTTCAACAGGAAATTTTAAATCATGGATCATCTGTTTGATAATCACTGTTTGTTGAAAATCTTTTTGTCCAAAATAAGCTTTTGTTGGATAAATAATCTCAAATAATCTTTTTACGATAGTCACAACGCCTTGGAAATGCCCTGGTCTTGTTTTTCCACAGAGTTTATCAAACAAAGGAGTATGGTAATCAATAACGTTTAAACCATGTGGATATATCTCTTTGTCAGAAGGATAAAAGATTACCTCAACACCACTGCCTAATGCCAATGCCTCATCACGAAGAAAATCTCGAGGATATCTCTCAAAATCTTCTCCTTGAACAAATTGGGTAGGATTAACATAAATACTCATAACGATGATATCATTTTCTTTTTTTGCCTGGTGAACTAAGCTAAGATGCCCAGGATGTAAATATCCCATAGTTGGAACAAAACCTATTGTTTTCTTCTCGAAGAGGGCTTTTTTAACAAATTCTTTCATTTCTTTAATTGTTTTAAAAATATGCATCTTTTTCACATACTAATTTTATTGGTAGGAGTGTTCTTGATCAGGAAATTTTCCCGAAACAACATCAGATCGGTAGGATGATATAGCCTCTCTTATCATTGGAGCAAGTCTAGCATATTGTTTAACAAATTTTGGTTTAAATGCTTCAAACAATCCTAATAAATCATGGATGACAAGTACTTGCCCATCGCAATAAGCTCCAGCGCCAATGCCAATAGTTGGAATGGTAAGTTGTGAAGTGATTTGTTGTGCTAGACCCACAGGAATACATTCTAAAACAATTGAGAAGCACCCAGCATCTTCAAGAAGCTGAGCTTCTTGTAATAATCTTTGTTTTGATTCAGCATCTTTTCCTTGTAGTTTAAATGAGGTAATAGTTTGCGGTGTTAAACCAATATGCCCCATGACTTCTATGCCATTATTTTTCAATGCTTTGACGATCCCTGGTTTGTTTCCTTCAATCTTAACAACATCAGCGCCTGCGCTAATAAGTTTTCTAGCATTAAAAAGCGCAGAGTCAGGAGTTTCATACGTTAAATAAGGCATATCTCCAACTATCAAAGCAGTTTTTACAGCCCGAGCAACAGTCTTGGTGTGATAGATCATATCTTCAATAGTTACCTGCCGCGTGTTTGTATGACCTTGGACAACCATTCCTAAGGAATCGCCAACAAGAATTATGTCAATGCCAGCTTCATCTTCAATTTTTGCTGTTAGAAAATCATACGCAGTAAGCATAGTGATTTTACTTTTCTTTTGTTTAAATGCAATAATATCCGCAGCTGTTATTTTTTTGTGGTTAGGCATCATTGTTCTGCTCCAATGTTTTAATCAAAGTAACTAACGCAGTATTCAAAGGTGCCTGAAGATGATGTTTTTTAGCAAGCTCAACAAATTTTCCATTAATATAATCAATCTCTGTTTTTTTCCCTCGTTCAATATCCTGGAGCATTGAAGATTTATTATTTGATGTTTCTTGTATGTTAGTTTTAAAGTCTAATAGGAAATCTTCTTTAAATACAACTCCCTCTTTTTCTGCAATACACTTACATTCACTGATCAGTTTATTGATCAGATTTTCGTATCTTTTTTCTGCAAGAACACACGTATAACAATTAAAAATACTTGTCAGTGGATTAATCATTGCGTTCATAATTGCTTTTTTGAATTCACGTTCCTTAAAATTCTGGTACGTTTTTAAGTTTAAACCAGTATTCTCAAACATTTGATGGAATTGTTGATCATGGGAAGTTTTTTCAAGTTCTGTAAAACTACCGCCTGTATATACTATTTTTCCTGGCTCAAGAAAAATACATCCTAAATAAGAAATTCCCCTTATAACAGTGCAATAATCGCCAATTTCTTTAAGAACAAGTTCTTTAATTTCTAATCCATTGGATAAACAAACTAAAATAGTATCTTTTCTTAGTGTAGGTTTAATACTTTTTAAGGTAGGAATAATATCATAACATTTAACCATAAGAAAAATAATAGTCTGAGGAGATAGTGACGTTATTTTTTCTTGCACGGCAAGAGCAAAAGACTCATTGACCCTGCCTTGGATCTGAAGTTTGTTGTTCTTAATAACTGCAATATGTTTTTTATTTCCTACTAAAACTACCTTATTATCTTTATTCTTGCTAAGCAATGCTCCATACACACTTCCTAAGGCACCTGCACCAAGGATAATGATGTTATTAATGTTCTTCATCGGAATAAAAGGAAAGAGAGAAGGTTTTTAAATATAGTTATATTCTGCTACTAAATGCCACATTTAGCAAAAAAAGCAGCTCAAGTGATAGTATCACCGATTAGAAAGATTGTTGAAGAAATTGAAAAAGCAGGTGATGATACGTCAATTATCTCATTTGGTGGTGGTGCATCGAATATAGCTCCACCTCAAGAGGTTCTTGATTATTTGAAAAACCAGTTGGATAGAAATCCTCAACAAGCTACCGCGTATGGTTCA
This genomic interval from Candidatus Woesearchaeota archaeon contains the following:
- the panB gene encoding 3-methyl-2-oxobutanoate hydroxymethyltransferase — its product is MPNHKKITAADIIAFKQKKSKITMLTAYDFLTAKIEDEAGIDIILVGDSLGMVVQGHTNTRQVTIEDMIYHTKTVARAVKTALIVGDMPYLTYETPDSALFNARKLISAGADVVKIEGNKPGIVKALKNNGIEVMGHIGLTPQTITSFKLQGKDAESKQRLLQEAQLLEDAGCFSIVLECIPVGLAQQITSQLTIPTIGIGAGAYCDGQVLVIHDLLGLFEAFKPKFVKQYARLAPMIREAISSYRSDVVSGKFPDQEHSYQ
- a CDS encoding 2-dehydropantoate 2-reductase encodes the protein MKNINNIIILGAGALGSVYGALLSKNKDNKVVLVGNKKHIAVIKNNKLQIQGRVNESFALAVQEKITSLSPQTIIFLMVKCYDIIPTLKSIKPTLRKDTILVCLSNGLEIKELVLKEIGDYCTVIRGISYLGCIFLEPGKIVYTGGSFTELEKTSHDQQFHQMFENTGLNLKTYQNFKEREFKKAIMNAMINPLTSIFNCYTCVLAEKRYENLINKLISECKCIAEKEGVVFKEDFLLDFKTNIQETSNNKSSMLQDIERGKKTEIDYINGKFVELAKKHHLQAPLNTALVTLIKTLEQNNDA
- the dnaJ gene encoding molecular chaperone DnaJ; this encodes MTKKDYYETLAVPRTASKEEIKKAYKKLAKQYHPDLNKTDPHAAEKFKEINEAASVLGDDKKRATYDKYGSAEPSFGGFEQGGFDVNDFASFSDQFDFGDIFDTFFGGGGRGRHREQRGMDLEYNLDITLEESAQGTKKILIIPKLDTCEKCHGKGASDASEVITCKTCQGTGVFRRQQRTPFGIFQTTSTCQHCHGEGRTIKNPCRHCDGSGREKKNKKIEIDIPRGIEAGSRLRVRGEGEAGERGSHPGDLYVVINVLEHAIFQRDRNNLYLEVPISFTQASLGAEIEVPTLEGSVNMTIPPGTQTHTLFRLKGKGLHSIQGYGVGDELVRVIIETPKKLSKKQRELLEKFQEDLQENPQKSLFDKLKKVWE
- a CDS encoding HAD-IA family hydrolase, with protein sequence MPKTKLIMFDYDGTIADTFTLTCHIYNEIFRQFKIEKSLTKRQYQDLFETDWKECIKKLGITNKDDVHRCSEIYFNISQDFLSEIRLYPKVRTMLHELSKQYKLAIVSNGKKEHIIDRITFLDIAKYFAYVGGFESGEKPSAEPLLKCVRYFGFAPEEAIYVGDMDGDIASAKNAKLKKAIAVSYGYHHNDRLKAADIIVNHPLEIIKNVE
- the dnaK gene encoding molecular chaperone DnaK — its product is MSKIIGIDLGTTFSAVAVMEGGKPSIIPNAEGYRTTPSVVAITESGERLVGHVARNQAITNPEHTIRSIKRHMGEDYNVDIWDKEYTPQEISAMILQKLKADAEAYLGEKITKAVITTPAYFTDAQRQATKDAGKIAGLEVLRIINEPTAASLAYGLDKGNDHTILVFDFGGGTFDVSILELGDGVFEVKATNGDNHLGGDDIDDKIIDWLAEEFKKEQGVDLRQDKTAHQRLKEAAEKAKIELSSKSKTMINLPFITATNTGPKHLNKELTRAKFEQLIVDILDRLKTPTKKALDDAKLSSKQIDKIIFVGGSTRIPAVEQIVKDLIGKEADKSVNPDEAVALGAAIQAGILGGEVKDILLLDVTPLSLGLETLGGVSTVLITRNTTIPTKKSQIFSTAADNQTAVSIHVLQGERPMAGDNKTLGRFDLIGIPPAPRGIPQIEVTFDIDANGIAHVSAKDLGTGKEQSIKITSSTNLSEQEIKQMQKEAEAHAAEDKKRKEEAEIINQADTLVYSTEKLFKDFEGKVDGKELDEVKKEIEALKKLLEPEKKDVAEVKKKLDEVNKKVQNLSTQMYQQAAKQHEQKESSESSQTKDNSENRSSSNKKAKHKHHDEKVVDADYEVKE
- a CDS encoding pantoate--beta-alanine ligase; this translates as MHIFKTIKEMKEFVKKALFEKKTIGFVPTMGYLHPGHLSLVHQAKKENDIIVMSIYVNPTQFVQGEDFERYPRDFLRDEALALGSGVEVIFYPSDKEIYPHGLNVIDYHTPLFDKLCGKTRPGHFQGVVTIVKRLFEIIYPTKAYFGQKDFQQTVIIKQMIHDLKFPVEIVVHTIVREKDGLAMSSRNVYLNKEERESALSLYTSLLKAKQLITGGERNPHLIKKEMRTNILKEKNTTIDYIEIVNAKTLESVNTVSSGDVIMLAVFVGKTRLIDNCVIN